A single genomic interval of Zingiber officinale cultivar Zhangliang chromosome 4A, Zo_v1.1, whole genome shotgun sequence harbors:
- the LOC121969941 gene encoding NAD(P)H-quinone oxidoreductase subunit O, chloroplastic-like isoform X2 has product MASLLSPSAPLLGRDRLHLAYPSASSRRAGLHRLQPIKAFSSADPPKETPAKTTTEATKPPAPSPPKKPVYSMKKGQIVRVDKEKYLSSINYLSVDHPPYYKGLDYIYEDRGEVLDMRIFETGEYALVAWVGIPTAPAWLPTYMLIKSEKLDYERI; this is encoded by the exons ATGGCTTCTCTCCTCTCTCCTTCTGCTCCTCTGCTGGGCCGTGACCGTCTGCACCTCGCCTACCCCTCCGCATCGTCTCGGAGGGCCGGCCTGCATCGCCTGCAACCGATCAAGGCCTTCAGCTCTGCTGATCCCCCTAAGGAGACTCCTGCCAAAACCACCACCGAAGCTACCAAGCCGCCTGCCCCGTCTCCCCCCAAGAAGCCTGTATATTCAA TGAAAAAGGGGCAGATTGTAAGAGTGGACAAAGAAAAGTACCTAAGTAGCATCAAT TATCTATCCGTTGACCATCCTCCTTATTACAAAGGGTTGGATTACATATATGAAGACCGTGGGGAG GTTCTGGACATGCGAATTTTTGAGACTGGAGAATATGCTCTT GTTGCTTGGGTTGGCATTCCCACTGCACCAGCATGGCTACCTACATACATGCTGATCAAG TCGGAGAAACTCGATTATGAGAGAATATGA
- the LOC121969941 gene encoding NAD(P)H-quinone oxidoreductase subunit O, chloroplastic-like isoform X4 — translation MASLLSPSAPLLGRDRLHLAYPSASSRRAGLHRLQPIKAFSSADPPKETPAKTTTEATKPPAPSPPKKPVYSMKKGQIVRVDKEKYLSSINYLSVDHPPYYKGLDYIYEDRGEVLDMRIFETGEYALHRLLGLAFPLHQHGYLHTC, via the exons ATGGCTTCTCTCCTCTCTCCTTCTGCTCCTCTGCTGGGCCGTGACCGTCTGCACCTCGCCTACCCCTCCGCATCGTCTCGGAGGGCCGGCCTGCATCGCCTGCAACCGATCAAGGCCTTCAGCTCTGCTGATCCCCCTAAGGAGACTCCTGCCAAAACCACCACCGAAGCTACCAAGCCGCCTGCCCCGTCTCCCCCCAAGAAGCCTGTATATTCAA TGAAAAAGGGGCAGATTGTAAGAGTGGACAAAGAAAAGTACCTAAGTAGCATCAAT TATCTATCCGTTGACCATCCTCCTTATTACAAAGGGTTGGATTACATATATGAAGACCGTGGGGAG GTTCTGGACATGCGAATTTTTGAGACTGGAGAATATGCTCTT CACAGGTTGCTTGGGTTGGCATTCCCACTGCACCAGCATGGCTACCTACATACATGCTGA
- the LOC121969941 gene encoding NAD(P)H-quinone oxidoreductase subunit O, chloroplastic-like isoform X3: MASLLSPSAPLLGRDRLHLAYPSASSRRAGLHRLQPIKAFSSADPPKETPAKTTTEATKPPAPSPPKKPVYSMKKGQIVRVDKEKYLSSINYLSVDHPPYYKGLDYIYEDRGEVPFIHYTCWFWTCEFLRLENMLLLLGLAFPLHQHGYLHTC, from the exons ATGGCTTCTCTCCTCTCTCCTTCTGCTCCTCTGCTGGGCCGTGACCGTCTGCACCTCGCCTACCCCTCCGCATCGTCTCGGAGGGCCGGCCTGCATCGCCTGCAACCGATCAAGGCCTTCAGCTCTGCTGATCCCCCTAAGGAGACTCCTGCCAAAACCACCACCGAAGCTACCAAGCCGCCTGCCCCGTCTCCCCCCAAGAAGCCTGTATATTCAA TGAAAAAGGGGCAGATTGTAAGAGTGGACAAAGAAAAGTACCTAAGTAGCATCAAT TATCTATCCGTTGACCATCCTCCTTATTACAAAGGGTTGGATTACATATATGAAGACCGTGGGGAGGTGCCTTTCATTCACTACACTTGTTG GTTCTGGACATGCGAATTTTTGAGACTGGAGAATATGCTCTT GTTGCTTGGGTTGGCATTCCCACTGCACCAGCATGGCTACCTACATACATGCTGA
- the LOC121969941 gene encoding NAD(P)H-quinone oxidoreductase subunit O, chloroplastic-like isoform X1, with amino-acid sequence MASLLSPSAPLLGRDRLHLAYPSASSRRAGLHRLQPIKAFSSADPPKETPAKTTTEATKPPAPSPPKKPVYSMKKGQIVRVDKEKYLSSINYLSVDHPPYYKGLDYIYEDRGEVPFIHYTCWFWTCEFLRLENMLFTGCLGWHSHCTSMATYIHADQVGETRL; translated from the exons ATGGCTTCTCTCCTCTCTCCTTCTGCTCCTCTGCTGGGCCGTGACCGTCTGCACCTCGCCTACCCCTCCGCATCGTCTCGGAGGGCCGGCCTGCATCGCCTGCAACCGATCAAGGCCTTCAGCTCTGCTGATCCCCCTAAGGAGACTCCTGCCAAAACCACCACCGAAGCTACCAAGCCGCCTGCCCCGTCTCCCCCCAAGAAGCCTGTATATTCAA TGAAAAAGGGGCAGATTGTAAGAGTGGACAAAGAAAAGTACCTAAGTAGCATCAAT TATCTATCCGTTGACCATCCTCCTTATTACAAAGGGTTGGATTACATATATGAAGACCGTGGGGAGGTGCCTTTCATTCACTACACTTGTTG GTTCTGGACATGCGAATTTTTGAGACTGGAGAATATGCTCTT CACAGGTTGCTTGGGTTGGCATTCCCACTGCACCAGCATGGCTACCTACATACATGCTGATCAAG TCGGAGAAACTCGATTATGA